GGCTCCACAACGGTGAACACGGCTCTGGGAAAACTTCCCCAAACACCTTACCAAGGGTTATTTGTAGCAGATGCCTTGGCAATCTCCAGTTATTTTCAGCATGTTCCACGACAGGCCAACCAGCTGGCCAATGCTTTGGCACATTTACTGTTCAGTTATCGCATGAGCAATTACGGCTGGAGGATTTACCCTCATCAGTTCTAAGCTAATGAAATGCTGGGTTTGTGTTCCTTGAATTTTGCTACTAGTGATCTCATTGACATATTTCGCATTTGACTCGATGTTTTATCTAGTTCATCTAACATAAATATTGCGATCAAATTATTCAAATGATGCTATTCAAATTGCTTGCGAATTTAGCAGTTATTCCCAATTcctactaaaaataataatgatcaCCATTGACAATCTGTATGAGCTTCTGCAGAGAAGTGGCAGGGCAGCCCTCTTGCTTCAGCAGTGTCAGTTTATTTTGCACCTTTCAGAAATTAGCATTAGCTTTGCAAAAATTGAGAATTTTTTTGACACCATTGAATTCCACGTCAATGAAGTAATGCGACGCATATTTGGGTAATAGGTAGAAGTAGAACACAATGTAGTTTCAGTAATCGTCAATCACGTTTTAAGTAACCTAAGTCAGACAAAACTAGCAAATACATAATCAAATGGAGGTCTTCGTTCGAAAAACAGTAGGTAAAATTATCAATTTGAAGGAGACTTAAAAGCAAGCACCAAAAGCACAGTGGAAAAAGATAACACCACCATCACCTGAAGAATCACCTCCACTAGGCCACAGAGCTTGATCCTCTTACTCTTAATTCGCTCCCTTgtcaattttattttcaaatctcTGATTTCTTCCATCATCAGATCCTTCTCTCGAAAATGGGTTTTCAAGCGCAGATAAGATTATTGAgtcggaataaaaataaaacctcGATTCAATATGTCCAAtcgacagagagagagaggaga
This is a stretch of genomic DNA from Manihot esculenta cultivar AM560-2 chromosome 2, M.esculenta_v8, whole genome shotgun sequence. It encodes these proteins:
- the LOC110610027 gene encoding uncharacterized protein LOC110610027 translates to MESKDEALRSQVAIRCAKASILLYSLKSFPNRHFKTTTNDKDKDLMMEEIRDLKIKLTRERIKSKRIKLCGLVEVILQVMVVLSFSTVLLVLAFKSPSN